A stretch of Dasania marina DSM 21967 DNA encodes these proteins:
- a CDS encoding proline--tRNA ligase, whose amino-acid sequence MRASQFLIATVKETPSDAVVISHQLMLRAGMIRRLSSGLYTWLPMGLRVLRKVEAIVREEMNRVGAQEVLMPVVQPAELWQESGRWQEYGPELCRLNDRHNNAFCLGPTHEEVITDLVRNELKSYKQLPANFYQIQTKFRDEIRPRFGVMRSREFIMKDAYSFHDSPESLQQTYDAMYQAYNRIFSRFGLNFRPVIADNGSIGGSGSHEFHVLADSGEDDIAFSDGSDFAANIEMAEALAPTGERPAASQNLEKVATPGQHSIEDVSKGLNIAPAQIAKTLIVMGEAEAGEEAPLVALIVRGDHELNELKAAKLAGVASPILFASDEQVKLATGSAPGSVGPIGLTINMIIDRSAVHLADFVCGANEEGYHYTGVNWDIDCAISGNEKVSIADIRNIVSGDPSPCGTGSVQIKRGIEVGHIFQLGDKYSTALNATVLNKEGREQVMTMGCYGIGITRVVAAAIEQNYDDNGIIWPEAIAPFQIAIIGMNMKKSEQVREQAETLYQQLSDLGYEVILDDRDERPGVKFADMELMGIPHRLVIGDRGLKEGTIEYKGRRDSDNQHIAIADIIAFVNNTLNKS is encoded by the coding sequence ATGCGCGCTAGCCAGTTCCTTATCGCCACCGTTAAAGAAACTCCATCCGATGCGGTGGTTATCAGCCACCAGCTTATGCTGCGTGCGGGCATGATACGCCGCTTATCCTCAGGCTTGTATACCTGGCTGCCCATGGGCCTGCGGGTATTACGCAAAGTTGAAGCGATAGTGCGCGAAGAGATGAACCGCGTTGGCGCGCAAGAAGTGTTAATGCCAGTGGTACAACCTGCCGAGCTGTGGCAGGAATCTGGCCGTTGGCAGGAATATGGCCCAGAACTGTGCCGCTTAAATGACCGCCACAACAATGCCTTTTGCCTAGGCCCTACTCACGAAGAAGTGATCACGGACTTAGTGCGCAATGAATTGAAAAGCTACAAGCAACTGCCCGCTAACTTTTATCAAATACAAACCAAGTTTCGCGATGAGATACGTCCTCGCTTTGGCGTCATGCGCTCGCGCGAATTCATTATGAAAGACGCCTACTCCTTTCACGATAGCCCCGAGTCTTTGCAGCAAACCTACGACGCCATGTACCAAGCCTACAACCGTATCTTTAGCCGTTTTGGCTTAAATTTTCGCCCAGTGATTGCCGATAACGGCTCTATAGGCGGCAGCGGCTCGCACGAGTTTCATGTGTTGGCCGACTCCGGTGAGGACGACATCGCCTTTAGTGATGGCAGCGATTTCGCCGCCAATATTGAGATGGCCGAAGCATTGGCCCCTACCGGTGAGCGCCCTGCCGCTAGCCAAAACCTTGAGAAAGTGGCCACACCGGGCCAGCACAGCATAGAAGACGTGAGCAAAGGTCTAAACATCGCGCCCGCGCAAATTGCCAAAACTTTAATTGTTATGGGTGAGGCCGAAGCAGGCGAAGAAGCACCTTTAGTTGCGCTAATAGTCCGCGGCGACCACGAGCTAAACGAGTTAAAAGCCGCCAAGCTGGCCGGCGTAGCCTCACCGATACTGTTTGCCAGCGACGAGCAAGTGAAACTAGCCACCGGTTCTGCCCCCGGCTCGGTAGGCCCCATAGGCTTAACCATAAACATGATTATCGATCGCTCTGCCGTGCACTTGGCAGACTTTGTGTGCGGTGCTAACGAAGAAGGCTACCACTACACGGGTGTCAACTGGGATATAGATTGCGCCATTAGCGGCAACGAAAAAGTCAGCATTGCCGATATACGCAACATCGTCAGCGGCGACCCCAGCCCCTGCGGTACTGGTAGCGTACAAATTAAACGCGGCATAGAAGTGGGCCACATCTTCCAATTAGGCGACAAATACTCCACCGCCCTTAATGCTACCGTGCTTAATAAAGAAGGCCGCGAGCAAGTGATGACTATGGGATGCTACGGCATAGGCATTACCCGCGTAGTAGCCGCCGCTATAGAGCAAAACTACGACGACAACGGTATTATTTGGCCCGAGGCCATTGCCCCCTTCCAAATAGCCATTATCGGCATGAACATGAAAAAGTCGGAGCAGGTGCGTGAGCAAGCTGAAACGCTATATCAGCAACTTAGCGATTTGGGCTATGAGGTAATATTGGATGACCGCGACGAACGACCTGGGGTGAAGTTTGCCGATATGGAGCTGATGGGCATACCCCATCGCTTAGTGATAGGGGATAGAGGTTTAAAAGAAGGCACTATAGAGTACAAAGGTCGCCGCGACAGCGATAACCAACATATTGCCATCGCCGATATTATAGCCTTTGTTAACAACACGCTTAACAAATCCTAA
- a CDS encoding YebC/PmpR family DNA-binding transcriptional regulator — MAGHSKWANIKHRKAAQDAKRGKVFTKIIREIVVAAKAGGPNPEDNPGLRAVIDKALAANMKRDTVDKAVARGAGTNDEDNYEAITYEGYGVGGVAVYVECLSDNRNRTVAEVRHAFTKRGGNLGTDGSVAYLFTRCGQISFEQGDEDQIMEIALEAGAEDVQANDDGSIDVSTAFEDFIAVKEAMSAAGLNPGYAEITMLPATTVPLDKDGAEKIMALVDMLEDLDDVQNVYTNADIPDEVLAELE; from the coding sequence ATGGCAGGTCACAGTAAATGGGCCAATATCAAACACCGTAAAGCGGCGCAAGATGCCAAACGCGGCAAGGTATTTACAAAAATTATTCGTGAGATAGTCGTGGCTGCCAAAGCCGGCGGCCCCAACCCTGAAGACAACCCCGGCCTGCGCGCGGTGATTGATAAAGCCCTGGCCGCCAATATGAAGCGCGACACGGTAGATAAAGCAGTGGCCCGTGGCGCTGGCACCAATGATGAAGATAACTACGAAGCGATAACCTATGAAGGTTATGGCGTTGGTGGTGTGGCAGTGTACGTGGAGTGCCTAAGCGATAATCGCAATCGCACCGTGGCAGAAGTGAGACATGCCTTTACTAAGCGCGGCGGTAACTTAGGTACCGACGGCTCAGTAGCCTACTTGTTTACGCGCTGCGGCCAAATTAGTTTTGAGCAGGGCGATGAAGATCAAATTATGGAAATCGCCTTAGAGGCAGGTGCTGAAGATGTGCAGGCCAATGATGATGGTTCTATCGATGTGAGTACTGCTTTTGAAGATTTTATAGCGGTTAAAGAGGCTATGAGTGCTGCAGGTTTAAACCCTGGTTATGCCGAAATTACTATGTTGCCTGCGACTACAGTGCCGCTGGATAAAGACGGTGCCGAAAAAATTATGGCATTGGTGGATATGCTGGAAGATTTAGACGATGTTCAAAACGTCTACACCAATGCCGATATCCCTGATGAGGTTTTGGCTGAGCTGGAGTAG
- the yfbR gene encoding 5'-deoxynucleotidase, protein MSLFLSTIGRLRWIQRWSLKRNTLPENVMEHSWEVGVIAHLLGVINRSVFNGELNPERLATLAIYHDCAESITGDLPTPVKYYSKEIQQAYRVIEQDAEQALLAMLPEEIQDAMADYIQEQASNWLERKYLKAADSLSALLKAKAELDNGNQEYQHTYQDLQARLAAYDLPEVSYFLEHFSASARASELSSLDHSHGDHSFFAKQSLSRIRA, encoded by the coding sequence ATGAGTTTATTTTTATCAACCATCGGACGTTTACGTTGGATACAGCGCTGGAGTTTAAAGCGCAATACCTTGCCTGAGAATGTGATGGAACACAGCTGGGAGGTGGGGGTGATAGCCCACTTGCTGGGGGTGATTAACCGCAGCGTTTTTAACGGCGAACTTAACCCTGAGCGCTTGGCGACCTTGGCGATATACCACGATTGCGCCGAGTCTATTACCGGCGATTTGCCCACCCCAGTTAAGTATTACTCTAAGGAAATACAGCAGGCCTACCGGGTGATAGAGCAGGATGCCGAGCAGGCGTTACTGGCCATGTTGCCCGAAGAGATACAGGACGCCATGGCGGATTATATACAGGAGCAGGCCAGCAACTGGTTGGAGCGCAAATACCTGAAGGCGGCGGATAGTCTGTCGGCATTGCTAAAAGCTAAGGCCGAGCTGGATAACGGCAATCAAGAGTATCAGCACACCTACCAGGATTTACAGGCGCGATTGGCGGCCTATGACTTACCCGAGGTCAGTTATTTTCTTGAGCATTTTAGCGCTTCGGCGCGGGCCTCAGAATTGTCCTCACTGGATCATAGCCATGGCGACCATAGTTTTTTTGCCAAACAATCACTTAGCCGCATACGTGCCTAA
- a CDS encoding transglycosylase SLT domain-containing protein: MRNFIIASILLWPLALAPMATANTPPGNSAEQAELRDFLKKTISSADSFDDRFHAEVWLVDMSGRLARFIKKPKQRLKLLRAIHREATKAELKPDLVLALIEVESRFNEFAISSAGAQGLMQVMPFWKNEIGRPEDNLTNIDTNLSYGCRILQFYLKKEQGNWMNALARYNGSYGKYWYPERVMNAWRKRWFVRET; the protein is encoded by the coding sequence ATGCGTAATTTTATTATTGCCAGCATATTACTGTGGCCCTTGGCGTTAGCGCCTATGGCCACAGCCAATACGCCGCCAGGCAATAGCGCCGAGCAGGCAGAGTTGCGCGATTTTTTAAAAAAAACCATTAGCTCCGCTGACAGTTTTGACGACCGTTTTCATGCCGAAGTATGGCTGGTGGACATGTCGGGGCGCTTGGCGCGCTTTATTAAAAAACCCAAGCAGCGCTTAAAACTGCTGCGTGCTATACACCGCGAAGCTACCAAAGCCGAACTCAAGCCCGATTTAGTGCTGGCGCTGATAGAGGTAGAGAGTCGCTTTAACGAATTTGCTATCTCTAGCGCAGGCGCACAGGGCTTAATGCAAGTAATGCCTTTTTGGAAAAACGAAATTGGCCGCCCCGAAGATAACCTCACCAATATCGACACCAACCTCAGCTATGGTTGTCGTATTTTGCAGTTTTACCTTAAAAAAGAACAAGGCAATTGGATGAATGCCCTAGCCCGCTACAACGGCAGCTACGGCAAGTATTGGTATCCCGAGCGGGTAATGAACGCCTGGCGTAAGCGCTGGTTTGTTCGCGAGACTTAA
- a CDS encoding DUF1499 domain-containing protein: protein MSKTTSFAKLLSASSLFMLCLLPIAALGSRWQLWPYTLGLALFALALLVGLAIQVICALWLIQKPAQPVVKPLRLAVLLALPALIISAALMRENISGITLHDISTNTAQAPQYHKALQLRGEHANSVKYTADKAQAQSQLYPHIKPIITLLNRQQNFQLALATAQYLGWDIHHQNRQAGIIEAVDTSFWFGFKDDIIIQAQDQRVDIRSTSRVGESDLGANAKRISQFIAHFQTLLSVSPTIKATPQ, encoded by the coding sequence ATGAGCAAAACAACATCCTTCGCAAAGCTGCTATCAGCGTCATCGCTATTCATGCTATGCCTGCTACCCATAGCCGCCCTAGGCAGTCGCTGGCAGCTATGGCCTTATACCTTAGGATTAGCTTTATTTGCCCTAGCCTTACTGGTCGGCTTAGCTATACAAGTAATCTGCGCGCTATGGCTAATACAAAAGCCAGCGCAGCCCGTTGTCAAACCGTTACGTTTAGCCGTTTTACTTGCACTACCCGCACTTATTATTAGCGCAGCATTAATGCGCGAAAACATCAGCGGAATTACCCTGCATGACATCAGCACCAATACCGCCCAAGCGCCTCAGTATCACAAAGCCCTGCAGCTGCGCGGCGAGCATGCGAATAGCGTAAAGTACACCGCCGACAAAGCACAAGCGCAGTCACAACTATATCCACACATCAAACCTATTATTACCCTGCTCAATCGCCAACAAAATTTTCAACTAGCGTTAGCTACGGCCCAATATTTAGGCTGGGATATACACCACCAAAATAGGCAAGCCGGGATTATTGAAGCGGTAGATACCAGCTTTTGGTTTGGTTTTAAAGATGACATTATTATTCAAGCGCAGGACCAACGAGTCGATATACGCTCTACTTCCAGAGTGGGCGAAAGCGACCTAGGCGCCAATGCCAAGCGCATCAGCCAGTTTATTGCGCATTTCCAAACATTGCTGAGTGTTTCACCTACAATAAAAGCTACGCCGCAGTAA
- a CDS encoding HU family DNA-binding protein, whose translation MAIAKKKAAPKKKAAAKKPVAKKAAVKKAPAKKVVAPKRKTTAITEKMTKSQIFNDIAENAELSRKQVAAVFEELELLVERSIKKRGLGEFTIPGLMKVTTVKKPAKKARKGINPFTGEEQMFKAKPASIAVKVRPLKKLKEFATS comes from the coding sequence ATGGCTATTGCTAAAAAGAAAGCTGCACCTAAGAAGAAAGCCGCCGCTAAAAAACCAGTAGCAAAAAAAGCTGCTGTGAAAAAAGCGCCTGCCAAAAAGGTAGTTGCACCAAAACGTAAAACTACAGCCATCACTGAAAAAATGACCAAGAGTCAAATTTTTAATGATATCGCTGAAAATGCCGAGCTAAGCCGTAAGCAAGTCGCTGCTGTTTTTGAAGAGCTAGAGCTATTGGTTGAACGCAGCATCAAAAAACGCGGCTTAGGTGAGTTCACTATCCCCGGTCTTATGAAAGTGACTACTGTGAAAAAGCCCGCCAAAAAAGCACGTAAAGGTATCAACCCTTTTACTGGCGAAGAGCAAATGTTCAAAGCCAAGCCTGCCAGCATTGCGGTTAAGGTTCGTCCTCTGAAAAAACTGAAAGAATTCGCCACGTCTTAA
- a CDS encoding WYL domain-containing protein translates to MPTSWPCRWDLLLRYRLIEIIALWEGRLTTKHLCNSFGIGRQQASKDINQYLRDIAPDNLHYDSSLKGYKPSPQFQPKLTSGSADEYLHILSRNQDISHSFEGLDLQLANTELMPTPKRSIKPQLLRPIVQAARDGKRLEIGYISLSNPIVEERIIEPHTLVFTGLRWHVRAYCEKNRDFRDFVLSRFRGQPELLDKALVTAQQDQHWQQPVSIVLKPDPRLSPEQRKIIAEDYGMKRGALRINTRAALVEYSLQALNIDPRKIEPKPEAQQIIISNLKELEPWLF, encoded by the coding sequence GTGCCTACATCATGGCCCTGCCGCTGGGACTTATTATTACGCTACCGGCTAATAGAAATTATTGCACTGTGGGAGGGTCGGCTCACCACCAAGCATTTATGCAATAGCTTTGGCATAGGCCGCCAGCAAGCCTCTAAGGATATAAACCAATACCTGCGTGACATAGCCCCTGACAACTTACACTATGACAGCAGCCTGAAAGGCTACAAACCCTCGCCGCAGTTTCAGCCCAAGCTAACCAGCGGCAGTGCCGATGAATACCTGCATATATTGTCGCGCAACCAAGACATTAGCCACAGCTTTGAAGGCCTGGATTTACAGTTGGCCAACACCGAGCTTATGCCCACCCCCAAACGCAGTATCAAACCACAGCTACTACGTCCCATCGTGCAGGCCGCCCGCGACGGTAAACGCCTGGAAATAGGCTATATCTCGCTCAGCAACCCCATTGTGGAGGAACGTATTATTGAGCCACACACCTTGGTGTTTACCGGCCTGCGCTGGCATGTGCGCGCCTATTGCGAAAAAAATCGCGATTTTAGGGATTTTGTGCTCAGCCGCTTTCGTGGCCAACCGGAACTGTTAGATAAGGCCTTAGTCACCGCCCAGCAAGATCAGCATTGGCAGCAGCCGGTATCTATAGTGCTAAAGCCTGACCCCAGATTAAGCCCAGAGCAACGCAAAATTATTGCCGAGGATTACGGTATGAAACGCGGCGCCCTGCGCATTAATACCCGCGCGGCACTGGTGGAATACAGCTTACAAGCGCTCAATATAGATCCGCGTAAAATAGAACCCAAGCCAGAAGCCCAGCAAATTATTATCAGCAACCTCAAAGAGCTAGAGCCCTGGCTATTCTGA
- a CDS encoding FmdB family zinc ribbon protein, with translation MPIYEYQCTSCEHTLEALQKISDQPLVDCPSCNKADLKKQISAAGFRLKGSGWYETDFKTGSKKNIAGSSEAGSKTSTTSASATSSGTAS, from the coding sequence ATGCCAATTTATGAGTATCAGTGTACATCGTGCGAGCACACATTAGAGGCTTTGCAGAAAATCAGCGACCAGCCTTTGGTGGATTGCCCCAGCTGCAATAAAGCCGATTTGAAAAAGCAAATATCAGCAGCGGGTTTTCGCCTAAAAGGCAGCGGCTGGTATGAGACCGACTTTAAAACCGGTAGCAAGAAAAACATTGCAGGCAGCTCTGAAGCTGGCAGCAAAACCAGTACCACTAGTGCCAGTGCTACCAGTTCTGGTACGGCTAGTTAA
- a CDS encoding HIT domain-containing protein: MFELHPQLAKDCVWLGDFPLCRVLLNRDNHYPWLILVPRREGISEIFQLSGQDQQQLLQESSELSACLMRYFNADKMNVAALGNMVPQLHIHHIARFKADIAWPNPVWGFTSALPYGEQDLAARITGLTAELSGLAVEFIAE; the protein is encoded by the coding sequence ATGTTTGAATTGCATCCTCAATTGGCAAAAGATTGTGTATGGCTAGGTGATTTTCCTTTGTGTCGCGTGTTATTAAACCGTGATAATCATTACCCTTGGCTGATTTTGGTGCCTAGGCGTGAGGGTATAAGTGAAATATTTCAGTTGTCTGGCCAAGATCAGCAGCAATTGTTACAAGAATCCAGCGAACTCAGCGCCTGTTTAATGCGCTATTTTAATGCCGATAAAATGAATGTGGCGGCGCTGGGCAATATGGTACCGCAGTTACATATACATCATATTGCCCGTTTTAAAGCGGATATTGCTTGGCCGAACCCGGTTTGGGGTTTTACTAGTGCGCTGCCTTATGGTGAACAAGACTTGGCTGCGCGTATTACTGGCTTAACAGCTGAATTATCAGGATTAGCTGTAGAATTTATCGCAGAGTAA
- the aspS gene encoding aspartate--tRNA ligase yields the protein MRSHYCGILNADHIDQEVTLNGWVDRRRDHGGVIFLDLRDREGIVQVVFDPDTEEHFKRADSVRGEYVIQVKGRVRARAESTVNANMATGAIEVLGKELEIFNAAATPPFQLDEHISVGEDVRLKYRYIDLRRPEMLEKLKLRSRITSSLRSFLDANGFLDIETPILTKATPEGARDYLVPSRTHEGQFFALPQSPQLFKQLLMVAGMDRYYQIAKCFRDEDLRADRQPEFTQIDLETSFMDDQEIMAITEQMIRELFKEVKGVDLGEFPRMAYAEAMERFGSDKPDLRIPLELVDVNDLMQQVDFKVFNGPANDPEGRVAALKVTGGAQISRKQIDEYTKFVSIYGAKGLAWVKVNDKAAGIEGLQSPILKFMPDDIVLQMMDRLAVADGDIVFFGADKTKVVNEALGALRVKVGEDLGLIEGEWAPLWVVDFPMFEKTSDGKNWTSLHHPFTAPSCTPEELEANPGAALSKAYDMVLNGTELGGGSVRIHQSTMQTAVFRILGIEADEQQAKFGFLLDALKYGCPPHGGLAFGLDRLVMLMTGAKSIRDVIAFPKTQSAACVMTDAPSTADVKQLRELHIRLREKPKA from the coding sequence ATGCGCAGCCATTATTGCGGCATTTTAAACGCCGACCATATTGATCAAGAAGTAACTCTAAACGGATGGGTAGATCGCCGTCGTGACCATGGTGGTGTAATCTTTTTAGATTTGCGTGATCGCGAAGGCATCGTGCAGGTGGTCTTTGACCCCGATACTGAAGAGCATTTCAAGCGTGCTGATAGCGTGCGTGGTGAATATGTCATTCAAGTGAAAGGCCGTGTACGCGCCCGCGCCGAAAGCACCGTTAACGCCAATATGGCCACCGGTGCTATCGAAGTATTAGGTAAAGAGCTAGAGATTTTTAACGCCGCTGCCACGCCACCGTTTCAGCTAGATGAACATATTTCAGTAGGTGAAGATGTACGCTTAAAATACCGCTACATTGATTTGCGCAGACCAGAAATGCTGGAGAAACTAAAACTGCGTTCACGTATTACCTCTAGCTTGCGCAGCTTCTTAGATGCCAACGGCTTTTTAGATATAGAAACGCCTATCTTAACTAAGGCTACCCCCGAGGGTGCGCGCGATTACTTGGTGCCTAGCCGTACCCACGAAGGTCAATTTTTTGCCTTACCGCAGTCGCCACAGCTGTTTAAACAGTTGTTGATGGTGGCGGGCATGGATCGCTATTATCAAATCGCCAAGTGTTTCCGCGATGAAGATTTACGTGCCGATCGCCAGCCTGAATTTACCCAAATCGATTTAGAAACCTCGTTTATGGATGACCAAGAAATTATGGCCATCACCGAGCAGATGATACGTGAGCTGTTTAAAGAGGTGAAAGGTGTTGATTTAGGTGAGTTCCCTCGTATGGCCTATGCCGAAGCTATGGAGCGTTTTGGTAGTGATAAGCCTGATCTGCGTATTCCTTTAGAGTTGGTTGATGTTAACGACTTAATGCAGCAGGTCGATTTTAAAGTATTCAATGGCCCGGCCAACGACCCCGAAGGTCGTGTTGCTGCGCTTAAAGTAACGGGCGGTGCACAAATCAGCCGCAAGCAAATCGACGAGTACACTAAATTCGTTAGCATTTACGGCGCCAAAGGTTTGGCCTGGGTGAAAGTGAATGATAAAGCTGCCGGCATAGAAGGTTTGCAGTCGCCTATCTTAAAGTTCATGCCCGACGACATCGTCTTGCAGATGATGGATAGGTTAGCCGTGGCGGATGGTGATATCGTTTTCTTCGGTGCTGACAAAACGAAAGTCGTTAACGAAGCGCTGGGTGCTCTGCGGGTTAAAGTGGGTGAAGACTTAGGCCTTATAGAGGGCGAATGGGCACCGCTATGGGTGGTTGATTTCCCCATGTTTGAAAAAACCAGCGATGGTAAAAACTGGACGTCACTACATCATCCTTTCACGGCACCTTCTTGCACTCCTGAAGAGTTAGAGGCTAACCCCGGTGCCGCTTTATCGAAAGCCTACGACATGGTGTTAAACGGCACCGAGTTAGGCGGTGGTTCGGTGCGTATACACCAGTCCACTATGCAAACAGCGGTATTCCGCATCTTGGGTATAGAGGCTGACGAGCAGCAAGCGAAATTCGGTTTCCTATTAGATGCCTTAAAATACGGTTGCCCACCACATGGTGGTTTGGCTTTCGGTTTAGATCGCCTAGTCATGTTAATGACTGGCGCCAAATCTATACGCGATGTTATCGCCTTCCCCAAAACCCAAAGTGCAGCCTGTGTGATGACCGATGCGCCCAGCACGGCGGATGTAAAACAATTGCGCGAATTGCATATACGTTTGCGCGAAAAGCCAAAGGCGTAA
- the trmH gene encoding tRNA (guanosine(18)-2'-O)-methyltransferase TrmH encodes MTPARIQRLHQVLARRQPDLTLITDDVHKGRNLSAIIRTADAVGISDVHCVIGDSDYKKFLGTSMGSHSWVEVHRYRELTPPVELLKAQGYQIVAAHLSATALDFHEVDYTKPTALMLGAERVGISEQGEAYADIHVTVPMVGMVESFNVSVAAGIILTEARHQRQQAGLYEQQRIDQASYDRLFFEWGHPKVRDFCLANQLDYPPLRDDGEIDNPSVWYAQARELLAQRAASAK; translated from the coding sequence ATGACTCCAGCAAGAATCCAGCGCCTGCATCAGGTTTTGGCGCGCCGCCAGCCTGATTTAACCCTGATAACCGACGATGTGCACAAGGGCAGAAACCTATCGGCCATTATTCGTACTGCCGATGCGGTGGGTATTAGTGATGTGCACTGCGTGATAGGTGATAGTGATTATAAAAAATTCCTAGGCACCTCTATGGGCAGCCATAGTTGGGTAGAGGTACATCGCTATCGCGAGTTGACGCCGCCGGTAGAGCTGTTAAAAGCACAGGGCTATCAAATTGTAGCGGCGCATTTATCGGCTACCGCGCTAGATTTTCACGAAGTGGATTACACCAAGCCCACGGCCCTAATGTTAGGGGCCGAGCGGGTAGGGATTAGTGAGCAGGGCGAAGCCTATGCCGATATCCATGTTACGGTGCCTATGGTGGGTATGGTGGAGTCGTTTAATGTGTCGGTAGCTGCGGGTATTATTTTAACCGAGGCGCGTCACCAGCGTCAGCAGGCTGGCTTATACGAGCAGCAAAGAATTGACCAGGCCAGTTATGACAGATTGTTTTTTGAGTGGGGTCATCCCAAGGTGCGGGATTTTTGTTTGGCCAATCAATTGGACTATCCGCCCTTGAGAGATGATGGAGAGATCGACAACCCCTCGGTTTGGTATGCGCAGGCTAGGGAATTATTGGCACAAAGAGCCGCATCGGCTAAATAA
- a CDS encoding threonine aldolase family protein, protein MTQQFASDNISGICPQAMQTMVSANSGHVSSYGEDRYTAEACEQFRTLFDTDCDVYFVFNGTAANALALASLCQSYHSIICHQSAHVETDECGAPEFFTHGAKLLQAQGELGKLNPQGIEALVHKRQDIHYPKPKVVSLTQTTECSTIYSPEQLHAIQQVAAKHQLYTHMDGARFANAVASLDVAPADITWRAGVDVLCFGGSKNGLAIGEAVIFFNKQLSEEFAYRCKQAGQLASKMRFMSSQWQGLLTNDVWLHNAKHANAMAARLAQGLANIEQLEILFPVEANGVFVQMPSAVKQAMHSKGWQFYDFIGAGSRLMCSWDTQPETVDAFLADLQQLSR, encoded by the coding sequence ATGACCCAACAGTTTGCCAGCGATAATATCTCAGGCATTTGCCCCCAAGCCATGCAAACGATGGTCTCAGCCAATTCAGGCCATGTCAGCTCCTACGGCGAAGATCGCTATACCGCCGAAGCCTGTGAGCAATTTAGAACCTTGTTCGACACGGATTGTGATGTTTACTTTGTCTTTAATGGCACCGCAGCCAACGCTTTGGCGCTAGCCAGCTTGTGCCAAAGCTACCACAGTATTATTTGTCATCAATCCGCCCATGTGGAAACCGATGAATGCGGCGCACCGGAGTTTTTTACCCACGGCGCCAAGCTACTGCAGGCTCAAGGCGAGCTAGGTAAGCTCAATCCGCAGGGCATTGAAGCCCTAGTCCACAAACGCCAAGATATACATTACCCTAAGCCGAAGGTGGTTAGCCTCACCCAAACCACCGAATGCAGCACGATCTATAGCCCCGAGCAATTACACGCTATTCAACAAGTCGCCGCCAAACATCAGCTATACACCCATATGGATGGCGCCCGTTTTGCCAATGCCGTGGCCTCGTTGGACGTAGCGCCCGCCGACATCACTTGGCGCGCAGGTGTTGATGTGCTGTGTTTTGGCGGCTCGAAAAACGGCTTAGCTATAGGCGAGGCGGTGATATTTTTTAATAAGCAACTCTCTGAGGAGTTTGCCTACCGCTGCAAGCAGGCAGGGCAACTAGCCTCCAAAATGCGCTTTATGTCCTCGCAATGGCAGGGCCTATTGACTAACGATGTGTGGCTACACAATGCCAAGCACGCCAATGCTATGGCCGCCCGCTTGGCTCAAGGATTGGCCAACATAGAGCAGTTAGAAATATTGTTCCCAGTAGAAGCCAATGGCGTTTTTGTGCAAATGCCCAGCGCCGTTAAGCAAGCTATGCACAGCAAGGGCTGGCAGTTTTATGATTTTATAGGTGCGGGATCACGGTTGATGTGCTCTTGGGATACCCAGCCAGAAACCGTTGATGCCTTTTTGGCCGACCTACAGCAGCTCAGCCGCTAA